Proteins from one Paenibacillus amylolyticus genomic window:
- a CDS encoding TetR/AcrR family transcriptional regulator, giving the protein MSEKSNARESIVSTAARLFFSQGYHATGLNQIIKESNTPKGSLYHYFPHGKEELAHECIQKANEHILQTFEKTFAAHDNTGDAIQQFIHDLAHETEAAGFTGFLPFSFWAAVETSCISQQLRVACQGVFADWQDVIKKHLILDGIGEEKARETALLIISLMEGALIISLTNQDKQPLLTAAEYLSVVTKNAKQLQ; this is encoded by the coding sequence TTGAGTGAAAAGTCTAATGCTAGGGAGTCCATTGTCAGCACAGCAGCGAGACTGTTTTTTTCACAAGGATATCATGCGACTGGTCTGAATCAGATCATCAAAGAGAGTAATACGCCGAAAGGGTCGTTGTATCATTATTTCCCGCACGGCAAGGAAGAGCTCGCGCACGAGTGTATTCAAAAGGCCAATGAACATATTCTGCAGACATTTGAGAAAACATTCGCAGCCCATGACAATACAGGAGATGCCATTCAGCAATTTATTCATGATTTGGCTCATGAGACAGAAGCAGCCGGGTTTACCGGATTTCTGCCATTCAGCTTCTGGGCGGCAGTGGAGACATCTTGTATAAGTCAGCAGTTGCGTGTTGCATGTCAGGGTGTATTTGCAGATTGGCAGGATGTTATTAAGAAACATCTGATTCTGGATGGCATTGGTGAAGAGAAGGCACGGGAGACGGCACTTCTGATCATTTCTTTGATGGAGGGAGCACTGATTATCAGCCTGACGAATCAGGATAAACAGCCTCTGCTGACGGCTGCTGAGTATTTGTCGGTTGTGACGAAGAATGCCAAACAGCTTCAATAA
- a CDS encoding MBL fold metallo-hydrolase — MTKYENQIPTSAGMNFKSLISILRDSMRGNAERRPSGAMPMERFELADSFSASDNPQVTWFGHSAFFLEIEGHRLLFDPMLGNRPSPVSWVGTKRYSTTLPIQPEDFPALDAIIISHDHYDHLDYDSIRRLKDKTNRFIVPLGVRRRLIQLGVPSEQISEHNWWDEVTFKGLTLACTPARHFSGRGLFDRNSTLWCSWVIAGQRTKVFFSGDSGYGPHFKEIGSKYGPFDLTLMECGQYDERWSNIHMMPEETVQAHLDVDGKLLIPIHWAAFTLAYHAWNEPVERITKAAHAKKVKIATPKIGEKVVLHTEQYPTHPWWRPGLG, encoded by the coding sequence ATGACAAAATATGAAAATCAGATCCCGACATCTGCCGGCATGAACTTCAAATCCCTGATTAGTATATTGAGAGATTCCATGCGTGGAAATGCAGAGCGGAGGCCATCAGGCGCAATGCCCATGGAAAGGTTTGAACTTGCTGACTCGTTCAGTGCATCCGATAATCCGCAGGTTACATGGTTCGGCCATTCGGCCTTTTTCCTTGAAATTGAGGGTCACAGGTTGCTCTTCGATCCAATGCTCGGCAATCGTCCATCTCCCGTATCCTGGGTGGGTACCAAACGTTACAGCACGACGCTACCAATTCAACCGGAGGATTTCCCGGCTCTGGATGCAATCATTATATCGCATGACCATTATGATCATCTGGATTATGACTCCATTCGCAGATTGAAAGACAAAACAAATCGATTTATCGTGCCGCTTGGGGTACGTCGCCGTCTGATTCAACTGGGTGTGCCTTCCGAGCAGATTAGCGAGCATAATTGGTGGGATGAGGTAACGTTCAAAGGTCTAACCTTGGCTTGTACCCCAGCACGACATTTCTCAGGCAGGGGGTTGTTTGACCGTAATTCTACATTATGGTGTTCTTGGGTCATTGCTGGACAACGTACAAAGGTGTTCTTTAGTGGTGACAGCGGATATGGTCCTCATTTCAAGGAGATTGGGAGTAAATACGGGCCATTTGACCTCACCTTGATGGAATGTGGGCAATATGACGAGCGTTGGTCCAACATTCACATGATGCCCGAAGAGACGGTGCAAGCGCATTTGGATGTGGATGGCAAGTTGCTTATCCCGATTCATTGGGCCGCATTTACGCTCGCCTATCATGCCTGGAATGAACCCGTCGAACGAATTACGAAGGCTGCACATGCTAAGAAAGTTAAGATTGCAACACCCAAAATCGGTGAGAAGGTTGTGCTTCATACGGAGCAATACCCTACACATCCGTGGTGGAGACCGGGGTTAGGATAA
- a CDS encoding M20/M25/M40 family metallo-hydrolase → MIIAAQIITALQTVVSRNLSPLDSSVISITKLQSNSHAYNVIAGEVQLRGTIRTHNPETREAVPIYMKRLIETIAEGFGGQAEFEYYRGGSPVINDDHVVDVIERAAESVIGRDSVVYLKEPSMGAEDFGAYLEYVPGAIFRLGTVAEGDARSQLPLHSDSIIFDEQAIVTGISVLGETAIHYLNQSSDDESRDGLGVAAGNEARGES, encoded by the coding sequence GTGATTATAGCTGCCCAGATCATAACTGCGTTGCAAACGGTTGTATCCCGCAACCTGTCTCCACTGGATTCTTCCGTCATCTCGATTACGAAGCTGCAAAGCAATAGCCATGCCTATAATGTTATCGCAGGTGAAGTTCAACTCAGAGGTACGATCCGTACGCACAATCCGGAGACGCGTGAAGCTGTGCCAATATATATGAAGCGTCTCATCGAGACGATTGCGGAAGGTTTTGGCGGACAAGCGGAGTTCGAATATTACCGTGGCGGTTCACCCGTGATTAACGATGATCACGTAGTCGACGTGATTGAACGTGCGGCAGAGTCTGTGATTGGCAGAGATTCGGTCGTATATCTGAAGGAACCTTCCATGGGTGCCGAAGATTTTGGTGCTTATCTTGAATATGTGCCTGGAGCCATATTCCGGTTAGGAACCGTGGCAGAAGGAGATGCTCGCTCGCAGCTTCCTCTTCACAGTGATTCGATTATCTTTGATGAGCAAGCCATTGTCACAGGCATATCGGTTCTTGGTGAAACGGCCATTCATTATTTGAACCAGAGCAGTGATGATGAATCAAGAGATGGATTAGGCGTTGCAGCAGGCAATGAGGCAAGGGGGGAATCCTAA
- a CDS encoding M28 family metallopeptidase: MVKLQQQTEQNVVLHEIDRDLLLEYNTEIAKEIRLSGSEEELRAFRYIQEQLESFGLTTELTFNEAYISIPLRAELRVGGISFAAITHSMSAQTEQLNTELRFLDLEQKDRNPKEDQQINSAVIVHGLANWATIHRLQQRGAKAIIFINSGAYTHEMIVSSVWGNPTPEDDGYPVIPVLSVNKADGEQMKSLISTHDDTVDVTLHAEVRTGWVKIPTLIAEIQGTVERESFVLFSGHVDSWHYGAMDNGSANAVMVEVARVLSLHRHSLRRSVRFAFWSGHSHGRYAGSALYSDLHWEDLHENGVLHINIDSVGAKGASNLAAANTMAETKGLCEQAIRIVTDEPFRGSPFGRSGDQSFWGPDFRRLSWGYLISLKAGLAGGGIRRRIPWTKLTEMFWHEIAKCTQQQSTMPLLPRSFPLIRGQLFRFYRTESAITPNLLGNILIFHV; the protein is encoded by the coding sequence ATGGTTAAGTTGCAGCAACAAACGGAGCAGAATGTTGTTCTGCATGAGATCGATCGTGATCTGCTGCTTGAATACAATACAGAGATAGCCAAGGAGATTCGTTTGTCCGGATCTGAAGAAGAGCTTCGGGCGTTTCGTTATATCCAGGAGCAATTGGAGAGCTTCGGTCTGACTACGGAGCTTACATTTAATGAGGCATACATCAGTATCCCGCTAAGGGCAGAACTTCGGGTTGGCGGCATTTCTTTTGCGGCTATTACACACTCAATGTCAGCCCAGACGGAACAATTGAACACGGAATTGAGATTCCTGGATCTGGAACAGAAAGACCGGAACCCCAAGGAGGATCAGCAGATTAACAGCGCGGTGATTGTGCACGGACTGGCCAATTGGGCAACCATTCACCGTTTGCAGCAGCGGGGTGCCAAAGCGATCATTTTCATTAATAGTGGCGCGTATACGCATGAGATGATTGTTTCCTCCGTGTGGGGGAATCCGACACCAGAGGATGATGGCTATCCTGTCATTCCGGTGCTATCGGTCAATAAGGCTGATGGAGAGCAGATGAAGTCTCTGATATCCACGCATGATGATACGGTAGACGTTACGTTGCATGCCGAGGTGAGAACGGGTTGGGTCAAGATCCCCACACTGATTGCTGAAATACAAGGCACAGTGGAGCGTGAATCCTTTGTGCTATTTAGCGGACATGTAGATTCCTGGCATTATGGTGCGATGGATAACGGCTCCGCCAATGCGGTTATGGTGGAAGTGGCGCGTGTACTATCTCTACACCGTCATTCACTGCGGCGTTCTGTTCGTTTTGCTTTTTGGTCCGGGCATTCTCATGGCAGATATGCGGGTTCTGCGTTGTATAGTGATCTACATTGGGAGGATTTGCACGAGAATGGCGTGCTTCATATCAATATTGATTCTGTGGGCGCCAAGGGTGCCAGTAATCTGGCTGCGGCGAACACAATGGCAGAGACCAAGGGCTTATGTGAGCAGGCTATTCGAATCGTAACCGATGAACCCTTCCGTGGATCCCCTTTTGGCAGGTCGGGAGATCAATCCTTCTGGGGGCCGGACTTCCGTCGGCTTTCATGGGGTTATCTTATCAGCCTGAAGGCTGGTTTGGCTGGTGGTGGCATACGACGGAGGATACCTTGGACAAAATTGACGGAGATGTTCTGGCACGAGATTGCAAAGTGTACGCAGCAGCAGTCCACCATGCCGCTTCTTCCCCGATCATTCCCATTGATCAGAGGCCAGCTGTTCAGATTTTATCGGACAGAATCAGCTATTACGCCGAACTTGTTGGGGAACATATTGATTTTTCACGTATAA
- a CDS encoding XRE family transcriptional regulator produces MKNINHILAQNLKRLREQRKLSLDKVAEMSGISKTMLGQIERGESNPSIGTVWKIASGLKISFTVLIHEPKSDTTVVTGDDIQLLMEDEGRVRIYPHFPFEEGRRFEIYMMEMDSQSALNAEPHIEGTEEFIMVFEGEVTIRVGSEEYTLNQGESIRFGADKPHAYVNSGVKTNRLNMVIHYSK; encoded by the coding sequence TTGAAAAATATTAATCATATTCTTGCTCAGAACCTGAAACGGCTTAGGGAACAAAGAAAGCTTAGTCTGGACAAGGTTGCCGAAATGTCCGGCATTAGCAAGACCATGCTGGGTCAGATTGAACGCGGCGAATCCAATCCATCGATTGGTACCGTATGGAAGATTGCGAGCGGCCTGAAAATTTCGTTTACTGTGTTGATCCACGAGCCGAAATCAGATACTACCGTTGTAACGGGCGATGATATTCAGTTATTGATGGAGGATGAGGGGAGGGTTCGAATCTATCCGCATTTTCCTTTTGAAGAGGGTCGGCGTTTTGAGATATATATGATGGAGATGGACTCGCAGTCCGCGTTGAATGCTGAACCTCATATCGAAGGTACGGAGGAATTCATAATGGTCTTTGAGGGCGAAGTTACGATTCGGGTAGGAAGCGAAGAATATACGTTGAATCAGGGGGAGTCGATCCGTTTTGGAGCGGACAAACCTCACGCCTATGTTAACTCCGGGGTTAAGACGAACCGATTAAACATGGTTATTCATTATTCGAAGTGA
- a CDS encoding DHA2 family efflux MFS transporter permease subunit — protein sequence MKADSAQNQQETKQYKVFPILFAMLLSGFIGLFGETALNVALTPLMGLLEVGPTTIQWLTTGYLLVLGILVPVSGMLLQWFTTRQLFTTSLIFSIAGTLVAALAPSFEILLVARVLQAVGTALLLPLMFNTILVIFPIEKRGAAMGLIGLVIMFAPASGPSISGLILANLSWHWIFWISLPFFLISLVCGLLFLPNISKLTKPKIDVLSIILSTLGFGGIVYGFSSAGGRGETGGGWTSPVVVATLVIGVLSLLLFSIRQLRMKQPMMDLRAFRYPMFTIGLILIFISMMMMLSSMLILPMYLQQGMAVTALTAGLVLLPGSLLNGFLSPIMGRLFDKFGPKWLVIIGMAIVSVVLFMYTGIEATTSLGTIITLHVFMMVGISMIMMPAQTNGLNQLPPEFYPHGTAIMNTLQQVSGAIGTAVAVSILSAGQTRFLSSVTNPETPENQLAGFTSGVQNAFVFALVLAIIGLIISLFVKRVKVGAQAGQQGPMH from the coding sequence ATGAAGGCTGATTCTGCACAGAATCAACAAGAAACGAAGCAATACAAGGTATTTCCGATTTTGTTCGCAATGCTGCTGAGCGGCTTTATTGGCCTGTTTGGGGAAACGGCATTAAACGTGGCTTTGACACCACTTATGGGTCTGCTTGAAGTAGGACCTACAACGATTCAATGGTTAACTACAGGTTACTTGCTTGTGTTGGGAATCCTGGTGCCGGTATCCGGTATGCTGCTGCAATGGTTTACAACCAGACAGCTTTTCACAACGTCCCTGATTTTCTCAATTGCAGGCACACTCGTTGCTGCGCTTGCACCTAGCTTCGAAATTCTGTTGGTGGCCCGGGTACTTCAGGCTGTAGGCACAGCGCTGTTGCTGCCACTGATGTTTAATACCATATTGGTTATTTTCCCGATTGAGAAACGTGGTGCTGCCATGGGATTAATCGGTTTGGTTATCATGTTTGCGCCAGCAAGTGGACCGAGTATCTCCGGTCTGATTCTGGCTAATCTGAGCTGGCACTGGATCTTCTGGATTTCCTTGCCGTTCTTCCTGATCTCACTGGTATGTGGCTTGCTCTTCCTGCCGAATATTTCGAAATTGACCAAGCCCAAAATTGACGTATTATCCATTATCCTTTCTACCTTGGGTTTTGGTGGTATCGTGTACGGCTTCAGTAGCGCAGGGGGACGCGGAGAAACTGGCGGGGGCTGGACGAGTCCGGTCGTTGTGGCCACTCTCGTGATTGGTGTGTTGTCCTTGCTGTTATTCAGTATCCGTCAGCTAAGAATGAAGCAGCCTATGATGGATCTGCGTGCATTCCGATATCCGATGTTCACGATTGGTCTAATCCTGATCTTCATCTCGATGATGATGATGCTGTCTTCAATGTTGATTCTGCCAATGTACCTGCAACAAGGTATGGCAGTTACAGCATTGACTGCCGGACTTGTCCTGTTGCCAGGCAGCTTGCTGAATGGATTCTTGTCTCCAATCATGGGACGTCTGTTCGACAAGTTTGGTCCAAAATGGCTGGTTATTATCGGAATGGCGATCGTATCCGTTGTTTTGTTCATGTATACAGGCATTGAAGCAACAACTTCCCTTGGCACGATCATTACGTTGCACGTGTTCATGATGGTCGGTATTTCGATGATCATGATGCCTGCACAAACGAACGGTTTGAATCAGTTGCCTCCTGAGTTCTACCCTCACGGTACGGCGATCATGAATACACTGCAACAAGTTTCCGGAGCTATTGGTACGGCCGTGGCAGTAAGTATCCTGAGCGCAGGTCAGACTCGCTTCTTGAGCAGTGTGACGAACCCTGAGACTCCGGAGAACCAGTTGGCTGGTTTCACGTCAGGTGTCCAAAATGCGTTTGTCTTTGCATTGGTTCTTGCCATAATCGGACTGATCATTTCACTCTTTGTGAAACGGGTCAAAGTAGGAGCTCAAGCTGGACAACAAGGTCCAATGCATTAA
- a CDS encoding alpha/beta hydrolase, with protein sequence MKKWRKRLVKFLIFDLALVILLLGTGVIYQQVGLRQDAKVLVPPGKLYKVHGDNMHLYTGGEGDVTVVLASGWGTANPYVDYYPLYEKLAPNTKFAVYDRFGYGYSDRTDQKRDVDTVADELHELLEVSGQKPPYVLVGHSLGSLETIRFAQKYPDLVKGIVMIDGGSPEYYAKDDDSLADTIGGFANKLRIQTGLFRLSMQSDLVVETSNANRNELKLVPDDLKKLDTTALLHNYGNANTLDELREIAENGKVVVDHKQTLPFPLTILTADYFGASEPEWDKTQVEFKSWSNESKQITIKDTDHYIHQYHPDLVADEILALVNK encoded by the coding sequence ATGAAGAAATGGCGCAAAAGACTGGTTAAGTTCTTGATATTCGATCTTGCGTTAGTTATTTTACTTTTGGGTACTGGCGTAATCTATCAACAAGTGGGTTTAAGGCAGGATGCCAAAGTACTGGTGCCCCCTGGAAAACTGTACAAAGTTCACGGGGACAATATGCATTTATATACCGGTGGAGAAGGCGATGTCACCGTAGTACTTGCCTCTGGCTGGGGTACAGCCAATCCCTATGTAGATTATTATCCGTTATACGAAAAGCTTGCTCCCAATACCAAATTCGCTGTGTATGACCGGTTCGGCTATGGATATAGCGATCGCACAGATCAGAAACGTGATGTCGATACCGTAGCTGACGAATTACACGAGTTATTGGAGGTATCTGGTCAAAAGCCACCGTACGTGCTGGTCGGTCATTCTCTCGGTTCGTTAGAGACGATTCGGTTTGCACAAAAGTATCCTGATCTCGTGAAAGGCATCGTCATGATCGATGGTGGAAGCCCTGAATATTATGCAAAAGACGATGACTCTTTGGCAGACACAATTGGTGGTTTTGCGAATAAATTACGTATCCAAACCGGACTATTCCGCCTCTCCATGCAATCTGACTTGGTTGTCGAAACATCCAATGCCAATCGGAATGAACTGAAGCTTGTACCTGACGATCTGAAAAAATTGGATACAACTGCGCTGCTGCACAACTATGGTAATGCAAACACATTGGATGAATTGCGTGAAATAGCTGAAAATGGCAAGGTCGTTGTAGATCACAAGCAAACCTTACCATTTCCACTCACCATACTGACGGCTGATTACTTTGGTGCAAGTGAGCCCGAATGGGACAAAACTCAAGTTGAATTTAAATCCTGGTCTAATGAATCCAAACAGATAACCATCAAAGATACCGATCATTACATTCACCAATATCATCCTGACCTTGTTGCTGATGAAATATTGGCTCTAGTGAATAAATAA
- a CDS encoding LysE family transporter: MNIIPLVTYAIIASFTPGPNNIISMTHARNKGFRKTLPFISGVAAGCLLIMFLSSYFNLILHQYIPKITPVLNVLGCLYMLYLALKIMRSKPAESQENKVNHYSFLFGFTLQFINPKVILYGLTAISVFVLPLGQSHVQLTGFSLLLTLIGISANMTWAFGGMLFQSFLLRYERPVNIVMGMLLIYSAFSILM, encoded by the coding sequence ATGAACATCATACCTTTGGTAACATACGCAATCATCGCATCATTTACACCAGGCCCTAACAATATCATTTCCATGACACATGCAAGGAATAAAGGCTTCCGCAAGACCCTTCCGTTTATTAGTGGAGTTGCAGCGGGCTGCCTGCTTATTATGTTTTTGTCCAGTTACTTCAACCTTATTCTTCATCAATATATTCCCAAAATCACACCCGTATTGAACGTGTTGGGATGTCTGTACATGCTCTATCTGGCACTCAAAATCATGCGAAGTAAACCTGCGGAATCACAAGAAAACAAGGTCAATCATTATTCATTTCTATTCGGGTTCACCTTGCAATTCATTAATCCCAAAGTCATTCTGTATGGGCTTACGGCCATATCCGTTTTTGTTCTGCCTCTTGGGCAATCCCATGTTCAATTAACCGGATTTTCCTTGCTGCTCACCCTCATCGGCATTAGCGCCAATATGACCTGGGCGTTCGGTGGCATGTTATTTCAGAGCTTTCTATTAAGATACGAGCGTCCTGTTAATATCGTAATGGGTATGTTGTTAATTTACAGTGCATTCTCGATCCTGATGTGA
- a CDS encoding LysR family transcriptional regulator translates to MRMIKTFQTIVKLGSFQQAAEALQYSQPAITQHIQKLEGDLGVKLIDRGKKIKLTEAGKIFYARADQLLKEYEYLTNTISDIQQGQAGYVRIGVSEPTASHRLPAILSSFVEKNPKIRLSVRIGDSKLLNELVVDEQLDFAVCPSPETSLDTEFQPLLFEPMALLLYNTHPFAQATEIHLQDLKGQPFLFTPPNCPIRIRIEQLLAEKIDSDYQGIEISNIRSHKYYVQAKLGITIAPIATIAPAIPGTVIQPIADLKVGPIVGVLRKRNTPLGTASEKLMMDIRTALLQSNLYVPEFELTSKLAMP, encoded by the coding sequence ATGCGAATGATTAAGACCTTTCAAACCATTGTGAAGCTTGGAAGCTTTCAGCAGGCAGCAGAAGCATTGCAGTATTCACAACCCGCCATCACACAACATATTCAGAAGCTTGAAGGTGATCTCGGTGTGAAATTAATTGACAGAGGAAAGAAGATTAAATTGACGGAAGCGGGGAAAATTTTCTACGCCAGAGCCGATCAGCTTCTTAAGGAATATGAGTACTTAACGAATACCATCTCGGATATTCAACAAGGACAAGCCGGTTATGTTCGAATCGGAGTATCCGAGCCCACAGCAAGCCACCGCCTTCCGGCGATCCTGTCTTCATTTGTGGAGAAAAATCCAAAAATCAGACTCAGCGTCCGTATCGGGGACAGCAAGTTGCTAAATGAGCTGGTTGTGGATGAACAGCTTGATTTTGCTGTCTGTCCTTCTCCGGAAACCAGTCTGGATACCGAGTTTCAGCCTCTACTTTTTGAACCCATGGCCTTATTATTGTACAATACGCATCCATTCGCTCAAGCTACTGAAATACATTTGCAGGATCTGAAGGGTCAACCATTTCTGTTCACACCTCCGAATTGTCCGATTCGCATTCGAATTGAACAGTTATTAGCCGAAAAAATTGATAGTGATTATCAAGGCATCGAAATATCCAATATCCGATCTCACAAATATTATGTACAAGCCAAATTGGGCATAACGATTGCTCCTATAGCAACAATTGCTCCTGCCATACCGGGAACGGTTATCCAACCCATTGCAGACCTGAAAGTTGGCCCCATAGTCGGCGTCTTGCGTAAACGAAATACGCCGCTCGGTACTGCGAGCGAGAAACTGATGATGGATATTCGAACCGCACTACTCCAAAGTAATCTATATGTTCCTGAGTTCGAGCTTACTTCCAAGCTGGCAATGCCGTAA
- a CDS encoding dipeptide ABC transporter ATP-binding protein: MNSKSLVESKPLLQVSNLNKHFPVRSSFGRTKGQVKAVNGVSFDIHTGQTFGLVGESGCGKSTLGRSILRLVEPTSGEAFYEGTDILGLKKKELRNYRQHMQMVFQDPYTSLDPRKRVGYSIEEPLLIHKKGNKRDRMETALSLLRKVGFTEEHYERFPHEFSGGQRQRLGIAKALALGPKLIICDEPVSALDVSIQSQVINLLEEVQEELGIAYLFIAHDLSVVRHIADRIGVMYLGEMVEQGPAEALFADPLHPYTKSLLSAVPIPNPRVKRERVVLSGEIPSPLQPPSGCVFHPRCPYAMETCRQVAPQKRFVSPEREVQCHLYDE; encoded by the coding sequence ATGAACTCGAAATCATTGGTTGAGTCGAAGCCGCTATTGCAGGTGAGCAATCTGAACAAACATTTCCCTGTACGATCTTCTTTTGGGCGAACCAAGGGACAAGTCAAGGCGGTTAATGGTGTGTCCTTCGACATCCATACAGGGCAAACCTTCGGACTGGTGGGAGAGTCAGGGTGTGGCAAGAGCACGCTTGGTCGGTCCATTCTCAGACTTGTTGAGCCGACGTCCGGGGAGGCCTTTTATGAGGGGACAGATATTCTCGGATTAAAGAAAAAAGAATTGAGAAATTACAGGCAACATATGCAGATGGTTTTCCAGGACCCGTATACCTCGCTGGACCCTCGCAAACGAGTGGGATATTCGATAGAAGAACCGCTATTAATCCATAAAAAGGGCAATAAACGGGACAGAATGGAGACAGCTCTGTCATTGCTGCGCAAAGTCGGATTCACTGAAGAGCATTATGAGCGCTTTCCCCATGAATTTTCAGGCGGTCAACGCCAGCGGCTGGGGATAGCCAAAGCGCTGGCCCTTGGGCCAAAGCTGATCATATGTGACGAACCCGTATCGGCGCTGGATGTATCAATTCAATCACAGGTTATCAATCTGCTGGAAGAGGTTCAGGAGGAACTGGGGATTGCCTATTTGTTTATTGCGCATGACCTAAGCGTGGTACGCCATATTGCCGATCGCATTGGAGTCATGTACCTGGGCGAAATGGTAGAGCAGGGACCCGCAGAGGCTTTGTTCGCCGATCCTCTACATCCGTATACTAAATCTCTGTTGTCAGCGGTACCCATTCCTAATCCAAGAGTGAAGCGGGAAAGAGTGGTATTAAGCGGGGAGATTCCCTCTCCACTTCAGCCTCCTTCAGGCTGTGTTTTTCATCCCCGCTGTCCTTATGCGATGGAGACATGCCGTCAGGTCGCTCCTCAGAAACGCTTCGTCTCACCAGAACGCGAGGTGCAATGTCATTTATATGACGAATAA
- a CDS encoding amidohydrolase, with protein sequence MSFRTTAEKWKDEAIRLRRHIHQNPELGHQEFETAKLVAQFLLEAGLEVQTGVGGTGVVGLLKGERDGRTIGIRADMDALPIEEKTGLPYASTREGVMHACGHDVHTAILLGTAAALSEHRDELQGTVKFIFQPAEEVRGGATDLIEAGVLRSPELDAIIALHVWPDLPAGQIGLRKGAMLAAADAFDIRVTGKGACCVSTSNG encoded by the coding sequence ATGAGTTTTCGTACTACAGCCGAAAAGTGGAAGGATGAGGCCATTCGGCTCCGCCGTCATATTCACCAGAACCCTGAGCTTGGTCACCAGGAATTTGAAACAGCCAAGCTGGTTGCACAATTTTTATTGGAAGCTGGCCTTGAAGTGCAGACCGGTGTAGGTGGAACAGGTGTGGTTGGACTTTTGAAAGGTGAACGGGACGGGAGAACCATTGGAATCCGCGCCGATATGGATGCCTTGCCTATTGAGGAGAAGACCGGATTGCCGTATGCCAGCACTCGCGAAGGTGTGATGCACGCATGCGGTCACGATGTGCATACAGCGATATTACTTGGTACAGCAGCGGCTTTGAGTGAGCACAGGGATGAACTACAGGGAACGGTGAAATTTATTTTCCAGCCTGCGGAGGAAGTACGGGGAGGAGCTACGGATCTGATTGAGGCAGGTGTATTGCGTAGCCCTGAGTTGGATGCGATTATTGCCCTGCATGTATGGCCGGATTTGCCAGCAGGCCAGATTGGATTGCGAAAAGGTGCCATGCTGGCTGCCGCAGATGCTTTTGATATTCGGGTGACGGGAAAGGGGGCATGCTGCGTATCCACATCGAACGGTTGA
- a CDS encoding SDR family NAD(P)-dependent oxidoreductase, which yields MSERRFEGDKVVITGAAGVFGRWIAKAYAAEGAKLYLSDIREDALRNVADELKQEGVDVHWHVTNLVDEQSINELVQVVEHQWNTPDIVINNAGIYPYRTLMNMTLQDWNDTMDLNLAAPFLLTQQFANQMIGCGVEGSFINISSGAASTAGVGMGNYSVSKVGIEMLTKTFALELSPYRIRVNAVVPGYAPGSEVSVMTQAHTEHMIKITPLGRTSGPDDAPQAILYLTSKQASFITGSILTVDGGRTAGRLK from the coding sequence ATGAGTGAGCGAAGATTTGAAGGTGATAAGGTCGTTATAACTGGAGCAGCAGGTGTATTTGGACGCTGGATTGCGAAAGCCTATGCAGCCGAAGGAGCGAAACTGTATTTGTCTGATATACGAGAAGACGCCTTACGAAATGTAGCAGATGAACTGAAGCAGGAAGGGGTGGATGTACACTGGCATGTGACCAATCTTGTGGATGAGCAATCCATCAATGAACTAGTTCAAGTGGTGGAACACCAATGGAATACGCCAGATATTGTGATCAACAATGCAGGGATATACCCGTATCGTACACTGATGAACATGACGCTTCAGGATTGGAATGATACGATGGATCTGAATCTGGCGGCACCGTTTCTGCTCACACAGCAATTTGCCAACCAGATGATTGGATGCGGGGTGGAAGGTTCCTTCATTAATATAAGCTCCGGAGCAGCTTCCACCGCCGGTGTTGGTATGGGGAACTATTCCGTTTCCAAGGTGGGGATCGAGATGCTCACCAAAACCTTCGCACTGGAATTGTCACCCTATCGCATTCGGGTTAATGCCGTTGTACCCGGATATGCGCCCGGTAGTGAGGTTAGTGTGATGACACAGGCACATACGGAACATATGATTAAAATTACACCGTTAGGTCGGACGTCCGGTCCTGACGATGCGCCTCAAGCTATCTTGTATCTGACCTCGAAGCAAGCTTCATTCATCACGGGAAGCATACTGACGGTAGATGGAGGGCGCACGGCAGGAAGACTGAAATAG